In Flavobacteriales bacterium TMED191, the following are encoded in one genomic region:
- a CDS encoding dipeptidase produces the protein MNTQQYIEQNKDKFLNELFSFLKQPSISADPKYSKHVFQTAEMLKDNFNKIGLENTQLFQTKGFPIVYGEKILSSNLPTILIYGHYDVQPPDPLDLWESDPFSPEIRDGKIYARGACDDKGQFFMHVKAVEAMIATNELPCNVKFMIEGEEEVGSENLEAFVKKNKDLLSSDIILISDTGIIANDTPSITTGLRGLSYVEVEVTGPNRDLHSGLYGGAVANPINILCNMIASLHDADKKITIPGFYDQVENLSEFERSDMAKAPFNLDNYKKELDINEVYGEKGFSTMERNSIRPTLDVNGIWGGYIGEGAKTVIASKAYAKISMRLVPNQKSKDITNLFKKHFESIAPSGTKVKVTPHHGGEAYVSPLNDRGYIAASKAMEETFGKKPIPVRSGGSIPIVALFESELGLKSILMGFGLDSDAIHSPNEHYGLFNFYKGIETIPLFFKHFSQKT, from the coding sequence ATGAATACTCAACAATACATAGAACAAAATAAAGATAAATTTTTAAATGAACTTTTTTCTTTTTTGAAACAACCTTCAATTAGTGCCGACCCTAAATACTCAAAACATGTTTTTCAAACTGCTGAAATGCTTAAAGATAATTTCAATAAAATAGGTCTCGAAAACACTCAATTATTTCAAACAAAAGGATTTCCGATTGTATACGGAGAAAAGATTTTAAGTTCTAATCTGCCGACAATATTAATATATGGACACTATGATGTTCAACCACCAGATCCATTAGATTTGTGGGAATCTGACCCATTTAGTCCTGAAATTAGAGATGGTAAAATATATGCCCGAGGCGCTTGTGATGATAAAGGGCAATTTTTTATGCATGTAAAAGCAGTTGAAGCAATGATTGCTACCAATGAACTACCTTGTAATGTTAAATTTATGATTGAGGGAGAAGAAGAGGTTGGTTCAGAGAACTTAGAAGCATTTGTTAAAAAAAATAAAGATTTACTTAGCTCTGACATTATACTTATTTCTGACACAGGTATTATAGCAAATGACACACCTTCAATTACAACGGGATTAAGGGGTCTGAGTTATGTTGAAGTTGAAGTAACTGGACCTAATAGAGATTTACACTCCGGACTATACGGAGGAGCTGTAGCAAACCCTATAAATATTCTTTGTAACATGATTGCATCTTTACATGATGCAGATAAAAAAATAACCATACCTGGATTCTATGATCAAGTAGAAAATCTATCTGAATTCGAAAGAAGTGATATGGCTAAAGCTCCTTTTAACCTAGACAATTATAAAAAAGAACTTGACATTAATGAAGTCTATGGCGAAAAAGGATTTAGTACTATGGAAAGAAATTCAATTAGACCAACTTTAGATGTCAATGGAATATGGGGTGGATATATTGGTGAAGGAGCAAAGACAGTGATAGCATCTAAAGCATATGCTAAAATATCTATGAGATTAGTGCCCAATCAAAAATCAAAGGATATTACTAATTTATTTAAGAAGCATTTTGAGAGTATTGCACCAAGTGGTACAAAAGTTAAAGTAACTCCTCATCATGGGGGTGAAGCTTATGTATCGCCATTAAATGATCGTGGATATATTGCAGCAAGTAAAGCAATGGAAGAGACATTTGGGAAAAAACCAATTCCTGTTAGAAGTGGTGGTAGTATTCCTATTGTAGCGCTTTTTGAAAGCGAACTTGGATTGAAATCTATACTAATGGGTTTTGGATTAGACTCTGATGCTATTCATTCTCCAAACGAACATTATGGACTATTTAATTTTTACAAAGGTATTGAAACCATACCATTATTTTTTAAGCATTTTTCTCAAAAAACATGA
- a CDS encoding PKD domain-containing protein, giving the protein MRLLSIFFILTQSFMFGQLAVTNNAPNNTEAYLVNDILCDDGLTTSNFSSTGFASGIGYFDGFASNIGFEEGVVLSTGGICLPVPDCNVGAWQGGSGISGDADLELALNAINLSWDVNNVTILEFDFVANSESVEFNYVFASAEYTSWTCSSFNDIFGFFLSGPGIVGPYSNNAINLAYIPEPEGAVDYADWLAINTGLYTNTPVAVNTINAGDLINNSTCDNIDPNYESYNIFWVDNDYSGAGWQGVNEPEDPEFTVASTQTWVSPGITGFTTPLKAVYNGLECGETYHIKLAIADASDGSYNSAVFLEAGSFVSPSVLVNPISNIDGPDLFDDPLAIYEGCAAAQLEFTASQNTDYDIQLEVIFEGDAENSIDYNITYNGGNELDECLNDAGELSQCVTIPAGQNIMYLDIEANYDDIVENFENLNIIVNSIDGLCQQADLAVSEIFFNLYDQIDILVDPGVPPVIECIGDEVLLEPFNISGGYIGVSGEYTFEWYDADGTLVSSEPSILVNSESASEYQLIVYDDCQDQQIITNFSVDVISYTTVETTYPEYYACDDEIVVITPNISGGSGNYSYVWPDDPTPCDCESFNYLFDLENGISQTVDFQIIDNCTEESYSFSIPVELDETIPPSAQINVAGTQFCPGDEIVLDIQVAGSSTYNYEWLNLDFDEYYVNNLATISPIDDTTYDVIVIDECNNSESVFSIFIETPAYEAPTFLVPDVAGCVGQELEIIVENLFSNGVTDPSDVSQYSFLWSTGEITPSISVIVEDITTSYSVEISDLCGNTSSAIPVMVDPSIPPPPQFSFEETPEGHQFLQLSSGFFTNFQWDFGDGNTSSDYEPLHLFSQEGDYYVTLTASDDLDCQNSSTQIVNIYSSLLFYSPNVFSPNGDGINDYFNVSVVGHEDFELFVFDRWGKQLFNTKDPNEGWDGTYQNGEEVPQDVYMYKVLMSNSGVGEKVEKGRVSIIK; this is encoded by the coding sequence ATGAGACTTTTATCGATTTTTTTTATTTTGACTCAGTCTTTTATGTTTGGTCAACTAGCAGTTACCAATAATGCTCCAAATAATACCGAAGCTTACCTTGTTAACGATATACTTTGTGACGATGGATTAACTACATCTAATTTTTCTTCTACGGGTTTTGCTAGTGGTATAGGTTATTTTGATGGGTTTGCATCAAATATTGGTTTTGAAGAAGGAGTTGTTCTCTCCACTGGCGGAATATGTTTGCCAGTTCCTGATTGTAATGTAGGTGCTTGGCAGGGAGGTTCAGGTATTTCGGGTGATGCAGACTTAGAGCTTGCATTGAATGCAATCAATCTTTCATGGGATGTCAATAATGTAACTATATTAGAATTTGATTTCGTTGCAAATTCCGAGAGTGTTGAATTTAACTATGTTTTTGCTTCTGCTGAATACACAAGTTGGACTTGTTCGAGCTTCAATGATATTTTTGGGTTCTTTTTAAGTGGTCCTGGTATTGTAGGGCCTTATAGTAACAATGCAATTAATTTAGCTTACATACCTGAACCTGAGGGAGCTGTTGACTACGCAGATTGGCTTGCAATCAATACAGGTTTATATACGAATACACCTGTAGCGGTTAATACTATTAATGCTGGAGACTTAATAAATAATTCAACTTGTGATAATATTGACCCAAACTATGAGAGTTATAATATTTTCTGGGTTGATAATGACTATTCAGGTGCTGGATGGCAAGGTGTTAATGAGCCTGAAGATCCTGAGTTTACAGTTGCCAGTACTCAAACTTGGGTTTCACCAGGCATTACTGGATTTACAACTCCTTTAAAAGCAGTTTATAATGGTTTAGAGTGTGGTGAAACATACCATATCAAACTTGCAATTGCAGATGCTAGTGACGGTTCATATAATTCTGCAGTTTTTTTAGAAGCAGGGAGCTTTGTTAGTCCATCTGTTTTAGTTAATCCTATTTCAAATATTGATGGTCCTGATTTGTTTGATGATCCTCTTGCAATTTATGAGGGATGTGCTGCAGCTCAACTTGAATTTACTGCATCTCAGAACACAGATTATGATATACAATTAGAAGTTATTTTTGAAGGCGATGCTGAGAATAGTATTGATTATAATATTACATATAATGGTGGAAATGAATTAGACGAATGTTTGAACGATGCTGGAGAATTATCACAGTGTGTGACAATACCAGCAGGTCAAAATATTATGTACCTAGATATAGAAGCAAACTATGATGATATTGTTGAAAATTTTGAAAATTTAAATATAATAGTAAATTCTATTGACGGACTATGTCAGCAGGCTGATTTAGCTGTTTCGGAAATATTCTTTAATTTATATGACCAGATTGATATTTTGGTTGACCCTGGTGTCCCACCTGTAATAGAGTGTATTGGAGATGAGGTATTATTAGAACCTTTCAATATTTCGGGTGGTTACATTGGAGTAAGTGGTGAATATACATTTGAATGGTATGATGCAGATGGAACACTAGTAAGTTCAGAACCTTCGATTTTGGTTAATTCAGAATCAGCTTCTGAATATCAACTAATTGTTTATGACGATTGTCAAGATCAACAAATAATAACAAATTTCAGTGTTGATGTAATAAGTTACACTACAGTTGAAACTACATATCCAGAATATTATGCATGTGATGATGAAATTGTAGTTATAACACCAAATATTTCTGGAGGCTCTGGTAATTATTCTTATGTTTGGCCAGATGATCCAACACCTTGTGATTGCGAAAGTTTTAATTATCTTTTTGATTTAGAAAATGGTATTTCTCAAACTGTTGATTTTCAAATTATTGATAATTGTACAGAAGAATCATATAGTTTTTCTATTCCTGTCGAATTAGATGAAACAATACCCCCTAGTGCTCAAATTAATGTTGCCGGCACACAATTTTGTCCAGGTGATGAGATTGTTTTAGATATTCAGGTAGCAGGTTCCTCAACTTATAATTATGAATGGTTGAACTTAGATTTCGATGAGTATTATGTCAATAACTTAGCAACAATTTCTCCAATAGATGACACGACTTATGATGTTATTGTTATTGATGAATGTAATAATAGTGAATCAGTATTCTCTATTTTTATTGAGACTCCTGCATATGAAGCTCCAACCTTTTTGGTTCCTGATGTCGCTGGATGTGTAGGTCAAGAATTAGAAATTATTGTAGAAAATTTATTCTCAAACGGCGTAACAGATCCCAGCGACGTAAGTCAATATAGTTTTTTATGGTCCACGGGTGAAATTACACCAAGTATTAGCGTAATTGTTGAAGATATTACAACATCTTATTCAGTGGAAATAAGTGACTTATGTGGAAATACTAGTTCTGCAATTCCAGTAATGGTTGATCCTTCGATACCACCCCCTCCACAATTCTCTTTTGAAGAGACTCCAGAGGGCCATCAATTTTTGCAGCTTTCATCAGGCTTCTTTACTAATTTCCAATGGGATTTTGGTGACGGAAACACATCTTCTGATTATGAGCCCCTGCATTTATTTAGTCAAGAAGGAGACTATTATGTTACTTTAACTGCTTCTGATGATTTAGACTGTCAAAATAGCTCAACTCAAATAGTTAATATCTATTCAAGTTTGTTGTTTTATTCACCGAATGTTTTTTCACCAAATGGGGATGGTATAAATGATTATTTTAATGTCAGTGTTGTAGGTCACGAAGATTTTGAACTTTTTGTTTTTGACAGATGGGGGAAGCAATTATTTAACACCAAAGATCCCAATGAAGGCTGGGATGGAACTTATCAAAATGGAGAAGAGGTTCCACAAGACGTTTACATGTACAAGGTTTTGATGAGTAATTCTGGTGTTGGTGAAAAGGTAGAGAAAGGCCGAGTTTCTATAATTAAATAA
- a CDS encoding 2,3-bisphosphoglycerate-independent phosphoglycerate mutase, translated as MILDGWGHGNKSSENAILHSKTPFVDSLYKKYLNSELITHGEDVGLPPKQMGNSEVGHLNIGAGRVVYQNLAKINNDIKKQRLEQNPNLLDAIHKAKNKAIHIMGLLSDGGIHSHISHLKALCNIILDSNVSHIYIHAFTDGRDTDPKSGKKHVEEFLEFTKNKNISIASLIGRYYSMDRDKRWERTASAYHLLVNGVGTKTSNLTESIKKSYKDNITDEFILPLVNIDSNNQPIATIKENDVVICFNFRSDRCRQIVNALTQIDIPQYRINSLNIDLYTMTNYDETLKDVKVLYEKQNLKNTLGEVISQNGLTQLRIAETEKYPHVTFFFSGGREKKFQNEYRKLIESPKVATYDLQPEMNAEKVTNTYIKEIQTTKPDFICLNYANPDMVGHTGNYKAVTKAIEKVDSCLKKIVEKSLVEDYALIIIADHGNAEIMKNSDGTSNTAHTTNKVPCFIINSNHQKITNGRLCDIAPTVLKIMDLNQPNDMSGVSLLD; from the coding sequence ATAATATTAGATGGTTGGGGGCATGGCAATAAAAGCTCTGAAAATGCTATTCTTCACTCTAAAACCCCCTTTGTTGATAGTCTTTATAAGAAATATCTAAACTCAGAACTCATTACTCATGGTGAAGATGTTGGGCTCCCACCTAAACAAATGGGAAACTCTGAAGTAGGTCATCTAAATATAGGGGCCGGAAGAGTAGTATATCAAAATTTAGCTAAAATAAATAACGATATCAAAAAACAACGACTAGAACAAAATCCTAATCTATTAGACGCAATACATAAAGCTAAAAATAAAGCCATTCACATTATGGGACTTTTATCTGACGGGGGTATCCACTCTCACATATCGCATTTAAAAGCTTTATGTAATATTATACTTGACAGTAATGTGTCACATATATATATACATGCATTTACTGACGGAAGAGATACTGATCCAAAATCTGGAAAAAAACATGTTGAAGAATTTTTAGAATTTACAAAAAACAAAAATATTTCTATTGCATCACTAATTGGAAGATATTACAGCATGGATAGAGATAAAAGATGGGAACGAACTGCGTCAGCGTATCACCTATTAGTAAACGGAGTTGGTACAAAAACATCAAACTTAACTGAAAGCATAAAGAAATCCTACAAAGATAATATCACTGATGAGTTTATATTACCTCTAGTAAATATTGATTCCAATAATCAACCAATAGCCACAATTAAAGAAAACGATGTCGTAATATGTTTTAACTTTAGATCTGATAGATGCAGACAAATTGTTAACGCACTAACACAAATAGATATACCACAATATAGAATCAACAGCTTAAATATTGATCTATATACTATGACCAACTATGACGAAACACTAAAAGATGTTAAGGTATTATACGAAAAACAAAACTTAAAAAACACACTAGGAGAAGTGATTTCACAAAATGGTTTAACACAATTAAGAATTGCTGAAACAGAAAAATATCCTCATGTAACATTTTTTTTCTCAGGAGGAAGAGAGAAAAAATTTCAAAATGAATATAGAAAACTAATTGAGTCTCCTAAAGTAGCTACTTATGATCTGCAGCCTGAAATGAACGCAGAGAAAGTAACAAATACATACATAAAAGAAATCCAAACTACTAAACCTGACTTCATATGTCTTAACTACGCCAACCCTGACATGGTTGGGCATACAGGAAATTACAAGGCTGTAACCAAAGCAATAGAAAAGGTTGATTCATGTCTAAAAAAAATTGTTGAAAAAAGTTTAGTAGAGGATTATGCATTAATAATAATTGCAGACCATGGAAATGCAGAAATCATGAAAAATAGTGATGGCACGTCTAATACTGCACATACTACTAATAAGGTTCCCTGTTTTATTATAAATAGTAATCATCAAAAGATAACAAACGGTAGGCTATGTGATATTGCCCCCACAGTTTTAAAAATAATGGATCTAAATCAGCCAAATGATATGTCTGGAGTGAGTCTTTTAGACTAA